The proteins below are encoded in one region of Syntrophotalea carbinolica DSM 2380:
- the lysS gene encoding lysine--tRNA ligase: MEELNDLLLQRRAKLDEFRGEGVNPYANDFCVTATSGDIVAAHGEQDGAALENINHHYALAGRMMARRDFGKAAFIQIQDRHGRLQVFVRRDNVGEEAFQMFRKLDIGDIVGVTGKPFRTKTNELSLRADSLRLLTKSLQPLPEKWHGLTDVEMRYRQRYLDLIVNPDVQEIFKKRSQIVSLIRNFMVDNDFLEVETPMMQPVAGGATARPFMTHHNTLKMDLFLRIAPELYLKRLVVGGFERVFEINRNFRNEGISIQHNPEFTMMEFYQAYANYEDLMDFTEKLICHVAEKVVGSLTFTYGGREVDLTAPWDRLTVKEAILKYGDVEPEVLEDKDQCLAYARSLGLDFDDTIGYGKLLTELFDEVAEPKLWNPTFITQYPTEVSPLSRKNEDNPEVVDRFELFVVGRELANAFSELNDPIDQKDRFAKQLLEKEAGDDEAHAMDEDYIRALEYGLPPTAGEGIGIDRLVMLLTDAASIREVILFPQLRPEAK, from the coding sequence ATGGAAGAATTAAACGATCTGTTGCTGCAGCGTCGCGCCAAATTGGACGAGTTTCGGGGCGAGGGGGTCAATCCCTACGCCAACGATTTTTGCGTGACTGCTACCTCCGGGGATATTGTCGCAGCCCATGGTGAGCAGGACGGCGCAGCGCTGGAAAATATCAATCACCACTATGCTCTTGCCGGTCGCATGATGGCTCGTCGTGATTTCGGCAAGGCCGCTTTTATACAGATTCAGGACCGCCATGGTCGTCTGCAGGTATTCGTTCGTCGTGACAATGTCGGGGAAGAAGCTTTCCAGATGTTCCGCAAGCTCGATATCGGGGATATTGTCGGGGTGACAGGCAAGCCGTTTCGTACCAAGACCAACGAACTGTCTTTGCGTGCGGACTCCCTTCGTCTGCTGACCAAGTCCTTGCAGCCGCTGCCGGAAAAATGGCATGGCCTGACCGATGTGGAAATGCGCTATCGTCAGCGCTATCTCGATCTGATCGTAAATCCGGATGTCCAGGAGATATTCAAAAAACGTAGTCAGATCGTCAGTCTTATACGTAATTTCATGGTGGATAACGACTTTCTCGAAGTCGAGACACCCATGATGCAGCCTGTGGCGGGCGGCGCCACGGCGCGACCGTTTATGACCCATCATAATACGCTGAAGATGGATCTGTTTCTGCGTATTGCCCCCGAATTGTACCTCAAGCGTCTGGTGGTGGGCGGATTTGAACGGGTGTTCGAGATCAATCGCAACTTCCGAAACGAAGGGATTTCCATTCAGCATAATCCCGAATTCACCATGATGGAGTTTTATCAGGCCTACGCTAACTACGAAGACCTGATGGACTTTACCGAAAAGCTCATCTGCCATGTGGCGGAAAAGGTGGTCGGTTCTCTCACCTTTACTTACGGCGGCCGGGAGGTGGATCTGACGGCTCCGTGGGATCGTTTGACCGTCAAGGAAGCGATTCTCAAGTATGGCGATGTCGAACCGGAAGTGCTGGAGGACAAGGATCAGTGTCTGGCCTACGCCCGAAGCCTCGGTCTGGATTTTGACGATACGATCGGTTACGGCAAGCTGTTGACCGAACTTTTTGACGAGGTGGCGGAGCCGAAATTGTGGAATCCGACCTTTATCACCCAATATCCGACCGAAGTATCCCCGCTTTCGCGCAAAAACGAGGACAATCCCGAGGTGGTCGATCGCTTTGAGTTGTTTGTCGTCGGTCGCGAATTGGCCAACGCCTTTTCCGAGCTCAACGATCCGATTGATCAGAAAGATCGCTTTGCCAAGCAGCTGTTGGAGAAGGAAGCCGGCGACGATGAAGCGCATGCCATGGACGAAGACTACATCCGTGCCCTGGAGTACGGATTGCCTCCCACCGCAGGTGAAGGCATCGGTATCGATCGGCTGGTCATGCTGCTGACCGATGCAGCGTCGATCCGGGAGGTCATCCTGTTTCCTCAATTGCGTCCTGAAGCCAAATAA
- a CDS encoding lipoprotein-releasing ABC transporter permease subunit translates to MGYEWFVSLRYLRAKRKQTFISVISFISIAGVTLGVAALIVVLAVMTGFHDGVRQQILGNVPHVLIQQQGGSIARYKDLVEQVRQTVPEAIAVNPFVSKEAMLLAHRNVAAVSVKGIEKGNKVFTQSFLNFRSEQVQSALFDDQEGLPGIILGLDTASTLGVALGDTVNVIPPKFNVTPFGLIPKMKPFRVVGILEHRGGFLDAYFAYVDLLQAQQFLETREQVSGVEIELSSFEQSRPVTRRLRESLPYPYLVSSWEDLFGSFLSALKLEKLGLFIVLGIIVLVAAFNIATTLIMIVMEKHKDIAILRSMGATSRSILRIFVFQGLIIGTLGTLLGMLLGVTLASNADPIIKGLEKALNIRIFDQAVYGMEHFPSVVHMDDVAAVALMAMGICLLATVYPAWRASRMDPGEALRYE, encoded by the coding sequence ATGGGCTACGAATGGTTTGTCAGTCTGCGCTATCTGCGGGCCAAGCGTAAACAAACATTTATCTCGGTGATTTCGTTTATATCCATTGCCGGGGTAACTCTGGGAGTGGCTGCTCTGATCGTGGTGCTGGCAGTAATGACGGGCTTTCACGACGGGGTTCGGCAGCAGATCCTTGGCAACGTGCCCCATGTGTTGATTCAACAACAGGGTGGATCCATTGCTCGATACAAGGATCTTGTCGAGCAAGTCAGGCAAACGGTCCCCGAAGCGATCGCCGTCAATCCCTTTGTCAGTAAAGAGGCCATGTTGCTGGCGCATCGCAATGTCGCTGCAGTGAGTGTCAAGGGGATTGAAAAGGGCAACAAGGTTTTCACTCAGTCTTTTTTGAATTTTCGCAGCGAGCAGGTGCAATCCGCTCTGTTCGACGATCAGGAGGGACTGCCCGGCATTATCCTCGGCCTGGATACGGCGTCTACGCTCGGAGTTGCACTGGGAGACACCGTCAACGTTATTCCTCCCAAGTTTAATGTGACACCTTTTGGCCTTATCCCGAAAATGAAACCCTTTCGGGTGGTGGGGATCTTGGAGCACCGGGGTGGCTTTCTTGATGCGTATTTTGCCTATGTCGACCTGCTTCAGGCGCAACAGTTCCTTGAAACCCGTGAGCAGGTCAGCGGTGTGGAAATCGAATTGTCCTCGTTTGAGCAGTCGCGTCCGGTAACCAGGCGCCTGCGCGAAAGCCTGCCGTATCCCTATCTTGTAAGTTCCTGGGAAGATCTGTTCGGATCTTTTCTTTCTGCCCTTAAGCTTGAAAAACTCGGCCTTTTTATTGTGCTGGGCATCATTGTTCTGGTCGCAGCGTTCAATATCGCTACCACCCTGATCATGATTGTCATGGAGAAACATAAGGATATAGCCATCTTACGTTCCATGGGGGCAACTTCCCGCAGTATTTTGCGCATCTTCGTGTTCCAGGGTTTGATTATCGGTACTCTGGGCACCCTGCTTGGCATGTTGCTTGGCGTTACGCTCGCGAGCAATGCCGATCCTATTATCAAGGGGCTTGAGAAGGCTCTGAATATCAGGATTTTCGATCAGGCGGTGTATGGCATGGAGCACTTTCCCTCGGTGGTTCATATGGATGATGTCGCCGCGGTGGCATTGATGGCCATGGGCATTTGTCTTTTGGCAACCGTATATCCGGCGTGGCGGGCATCTCGGATGGATCCGGGTGAAGCCCTGCGTTATGAGTAG
- a CDS encoding ABC transporter ATP-binding protein, with translation MSRGAAMIEVTNLCKSFVSGTRRVDVLSHVDMKIDAGERVAVVGASGAGKTSLMHILGGLDRPTSGDVLYDKQDIFSLKGAGLDDFRNRTLGFVFQFHQLLPEFTALENVMLPALIARWSRAKAKSAARELLTEVGLESRLSHKPGELSGGEQQRVAIARALVGSPRVLFADEPTGNLDSNTSESIYRLLSRLHETRGLTLFIVTHDARLAAGLDRVVHMADGRITG, from the coding sequence ATGAGTAGGGGGGCTGCTATGATCGAGGTTACGAATTTATGCAAAAGCTTCGTTAGCGGTACCCGTCGGGTTGATGTGCTTTCGCATGTCGATATGAAGATCGATGCCGGCGAAAGGGTTGCAGTGGTCGGTGCTTCAGGGGCAGGCAAGACGTCTCTGATGCATATCCTTGGAGGCCTGGATCGCCCCACCAGCGGCGATGTCCTATACGATAAGCAGGATATCTTCAGTCTCAAGGGGGCTGGGCTTGACGATTTTCGCAATCGCACTCTCGGTTTTGTTTTTCAATTCCATCAACTGCTGCCGGAGTTTACGGCGCTGGAAAATGTCATGCTGCCGGCTCTGATCGCCCGATGGTCGCGCGCCAAGGCAAAGTCCGCGGCCAGGGAACTGCTTACGGAGGTTGGCCTCGAGTCGCGGTTGAGCCACAAACCGGGGGAATTATCCGGAGGCGAGCAGCAACGCGTCGCCATCGCACGGGCGTTGGTCGGGTCGCCCCGGGTGCTGTTTGCCGATGAGCCGACCGGCAATCTTGACAGCAATACCTCCGAAAGCATTTATCGGTTGTTGTCCAGGCTGCATGAGACCCGTGGACTTACTCTGTTTATCGTTACACATGACGCCCGTCTTGCGGCTGGCCTCGATCGTGTCGTGCATATGGCAGATGGCCGAATTACCGGCTAG
- the bamA gene encoding outer membrane protein assembly factor BamA gives MKNRWIIWLILFLLIPVSGVASPIQVDQVVVEGNRRVERSYIEGVLTVSADKPITVADVDRNIQAIFKTGRFRDVSAELVERNGKQVLVFNVSERPLLRKIVFSGNSEIKTDKLGEMVNAQKIEFYRPQIIREGTEIIKRAYIQEGYYATEIEASVDINDRQEATITFTIDEGDKVYVTDIQFEGNTVFKAKELKKAMLTKEKWFLSFITGRGGYNEEMTKVDRDILSDQYYNEGYIQVRVKGPIVNLLPDKKSIELLYEIEEGVQFFAGNLDISGDLLKDKQELLETMTLHKGAVFSRKVMREDMSKLNDLYADSGFAYVNVTPETQVNEQTRQVDITYDVEQGIRARIGRINISGNTRTRDKVIRRQVKLAEGETYSASLIKNSRRKINNLGYFDEVNLTTRKGDDLSLMDIDIDVKERATGSFSIGAGFSSVDGMMVQGSVSQDNFLGRGLRLDLSGSLGGSRTVYRVGLLDPYFLDRDLALGFDVYDTEREWTDFDRDTTGGDIKLGLPITDDIRTFFVYRYEEKNITDVDDDASWTIRKQAGKHTLSSITASLSRNTTDFRPDPSRGNISELAIEYAGLGGTERFIKYTADHRYFYPLPWGMVFSAHGQVGYIQEMGGKDAPLDERFFLGGMNSLRGFESREVGPREANDDGTDYDFVGGVKEAVFNLELTFPLIKDMKMKGLVFFDTGNAWADDETMFSEMRYSVGAGIAWNSPMGPLRFAWGYNLSPKEWEEPSAFDFSVGKNF, from the coding sequence ATGAAGAATCGTTGGATAATCTGGCTGATACTGTTTTTGTTGATACCGGTCTCCGGGGTGGCTTCTCCCATCCAGGTGGATCAGGTTGTGGTCGAAGGCAACCGCCGTGTTGAACGCTCCTATATCGAAGGGGTGTTGACGGTTTCGGCCGACAAACCCATCACTGTTGCGGACGTAGATCGGAATATCCAGGCAATATTCAAGACCGGCCGTTTCCGGGACGTGTCCGCCGAGCTTGTTGAACGCAACGGCAAACAGGTGCTTGTGTTCAACGTCAGTGAAAGGCCTTTGCTGCGTAAAATCGTTTTTTCGGGAAATTCGGAAATAAAAACGGATAAGCTGGGCGAAATGGTCAACGCTCAGAAAATCGAATTTTACCGTCCGCAGATCATCCGTGAAGGCACGGAAATCATCAAGCGGGCGTATATCCAGGAAGGTTATTACGCCACCGAGATCGAGGCCAGCGTCGATATCAATGACCGCCAGGAGGCTACCATCACGTTCACCATCGATGAGGGTGATAAGGTTTATGTGACCGACATCCAATTCGAGGGGAATACGGTATTCAAGGCCAAGGAACTCAAAAAGGCCATGCTGACCAAGGAGAAGTGGTTCCTGTCCTTTATCACCGGCCGCGGTGGCTATAATGAAGAAATGACCAAGGTCGATCGGGATATTCTTTCCGACCAGTACTACAATGAAGGTTACATTCAAGTTCGAGTCAAAGGTCCGATTGTCAATTTGCTGCCGGACAAAAAGTCCATCGAACTGTTGTATGAAATAGAAGAAGGCGTTCAGTTTTTTGCCGGCAACCTGGACATATCGGGAGATCTTCTGAAGGACAAACAGGAACTGTTGGAGACCATGACCCTGCACAAAGGCGCGGTGTTCAGCCGCAAGGTCATGCGCGAAGACATGTCCAAACTCAACGATCTCTATGCCGATAGCGGCTTTGCCTATGTCAATGTCACGCCGGAAACTCAGGTTAATGAACAGACTCGGCAGGTCGATATCACTTACGATGTCGAACAGGGCATCCGCGCACGCATCGGCCGCATTAATATTTCAGGCAATACGCGAACCCGCGACAAAGTTATCCGTCGACAGGTCAAGCTGGCCGAGGGGGAAACCTACAGCGCCTCCCTGATTAAAAACAGCCGCCGTAAAATCAATAATCTTGGCTATTTCGACGAAGTCAACCTGACCACCCGCAAGGGTGATGATCTGTCGCTGATGGATATCGATATCGATGTCAAGGAAAGAGCTACCGGCAGCTTCAGCATCGGGGCGGGCTTTTCTTCCGTCGACGGCATGATGGTGCAGGGTTCCGTTTCCCAGGATAACTTCCTTGGACGCGGCCTGCGTCTCGATTTGTCCGGTTCTTTGGGTGGCAGTCGTACGGTCTACCGGGTCGGTTTGCTCGATCCGTACTTTCTGGATCGCGATTTGGCGCTGGGTTTCGACGTGTACGATACCGAACGGGAATGGACCGATTTCGATCGGGATACAACCGGGGGCGATATCAAACTCGGGTTACCGATTACCGACGACATCCGTACGTTCTTCGTCTATCGCTACGAAGAGAAAAACATCACCGATGTCGACGACGACGCCAGTTGGACGATCCGGAAGCAGGCGGGCAAGCATACCCTGTCGTCCATCACCGCCTCATTGTCACGCAACACCACCGATTTTCGTCCGGACCCCAGCCGCGGCAATATTTCCGAACTCGCCATTGAGTATGCCGGGCTCGGTGGTACCGAGCGGTTCATCAAATACACCGCCGATCATCGGTACTTTTATCCGCTACCGTGGGGCATGGTCTTCAGCGCCCATGGACAGGTGGGATACATCCAGGAAATGGGCGGGAAAGATGCTCCGCTGGATGAGCGCTTCTTCCTCGGGGGGATGAATTCGCTGCGCGGTTTCGAATCCCGCGAAGTCGGCCCCCGTGAAGCGAACGATGATGGCACCGACTACGATTTTGTCGGTGGGGTGAAGGAAGCCGTTTTCAACCTGGAGCTTACCTTTCCGCTCATCAAAGATATGAAGATGAAAGGTTTGGTCTTCTTTGATACCGGCAACGCCTGGGCCGACGATGAAACCATGTTCTCCGAGATGCGTTACAGTGTCGGTGCCGGGATCGCCTGGAACAGCCCCATGGGGCCATTGCGCTTCGCCTGGGGGTATAACCTCAGTCCCAAGGAATGGGAAGAACCTTCGGCATTCGATTTTTCGGTCGGGAAAAACTTTTAA
- a CDS encoding OmpH family outer membrane protein: protein MKKIFGFMLVAMLIAAAPAAAADVKIGVIDLQKVLRTSLAGQAAQKNIAEKAKAFQETMQGRQKDLQKLNADFEKQKMVLSKEAVADKERDLQQKVKDFQRFGKDAQEELQQEDRQATTRILDEVAKVVKEMGAKAGYDVIVEKSTTLYTADRADLTDQVVKAYDKQFKGK, encoded by the coding sequence ATGAAAAAGATCTTTGGATTTATGTTGGTTGCCATGTTGATTGCGGCCGCACCCGCCGCAGCCGCCGATGTGAAAATCGGCGTCATCGACCTGCAGAAAGTTTTGCGGACCTCTTTGGCCGGACAAGCGGCTCAGAAAAACATTGCCGAAAAAGCCAAGGCTTTCCAGGAAACCATGCAGGGCCGACAAAAAGATCTTCAGAAGCTCAATGCGGATTTCGAAAAACAGAAGATGGTATTGTCCAAGGAGGCCGTCGCCGACAAAGAGCGTGATCTTCAGCAAAAAGTTAAGGATTTTCAGCGCTTCGGCAAAGATGCTCAGGAAGAACTGCAGCAGGAAGACCGCCAGGCAACTACCCGCATTCTTGATGAAGTGGCCAAGGTTGTCAAAGAGATGGGCGCTAAAGCCGGCTACGATGTCATTGTTGAAAAGAGTACAACCCTTTATACCGCCGACCGTGCCGATTTGACGGACCAGGTGGTGAAAGCCTACGATAAGCAATTTAAAGGCAAGTAA
- the lpxD gene encoding UDP-3-O-(3-hydroxymyristoyl)glucosamine N-acyltransferase, giving the protein MATLNELAELIGGEVVGDGSVVLNRMAPIESAGPGDITFVANPKYLAKLKDTTASAVIVKAGIECPGVNLLICANPYLAFAKVLTALHAQRPAPQGVMDGAWVDPSAELGADVTVHPGCVVGKNVRVGRGTILYPGVVLYDDVQVGEDCLVHAGVLVREQCRLGNRVVVQPGAVIGSDGFGFAPDGKSYYKIPQVGIVAIEDDVEVGANVCIDRAAMGVTLIKRGTKIDNLVQIAHNVSIGEDTILVAQVGIAGSSKVGDHCTLGGQVGVSGHLKIGDNTMVGAQSGIISDLPAGQVFSGTPTMPHREWLKASASMRSLPAMRKTVSNLQKRIEELEKLIKER; this is encoded by the coding sequence ATGGCGACCCTGAATGAATTGGCTGAACTGATCGGTGGCGAGGTGGTCGGTGACGGATCCGTGGTCCTGAACCGTATGGCTCCCATTGAGTCAGCCGGCCCGGGCGATATCACTTTTGTCGCCAACCCCAAGTACCTGGCAAAACTTAAAGACACCACCGCTTCGGCCGTTATCGTCAAGGCGGGGATTGAATGTCCCGGCGTTAATTTGCTGATATGTGCCAACCCTTATCTGGCTTTTGCCAAAGTACTCACGGCATTGCATGCGCAGCGGCCCGCACCGCAAGGGGTTATGGACGGTGCATGGGTCGACCCCTCAGCCGAACTTGGTGCCGATGTGACCGTTCATCCGGGGTGTGTCGTCGGCAAGAACGTCCGTGTCGGCCGCGGCACGATTCTCTACCCCGGGGTTGTTCTTTATGACGATGTCCAGGTTGGCGAGGATTGTCTTGTCCATGCCGGCGTGCTGGTTCGTGAACAATGCCGTCTCGGCAATCGCGTTGTGGTGCAGCCTGGAGCGGTGATCGGATCCGATGGATTCGGGTTTGCTCCCGACGGGAAAAGTTATTACAAAATCCCCCAGGTGGGAATCGTCGCCATTGAAGACGATGTGGAAGTTGGGGCCAATGTCTGTATCGACCGTGCAGCCATGGGGGTGACTCTCATCAAGCGCGGCACCAAGATCGATAACCTGGTACAGATCGCCCATAACGTCAGCATCGGAGAAGATACCATTCTGGTTGCGCAGGTCGGTATCGCCGGCAGTAGCAAAGTCGGCGATCACTGTACGCTTGGCGGTCAGGTCGGTGTTTCCGGGCACCTCAAGATTGGCGATAATACCATGGTCGGTGCGCAGAGCGGGATCATCAGCGATCTGCCGGCTGGCCAGGTTTTCTCCGGAACGCCTACCATGCCTCATCGGGAGTGGCTCAAAGCCTCGGCCAGTATGCGATCGCTGCCGGCAATGCGTAAAACCGTCAGCAATCTGCAAAAACGTATTGAAGAGCTGGAAAAGCTTATCAAGGAAAGGTAA
- the fabZ gene encoding 3-hydroxyacyl-ACP dehydratase FabZ: MTLEILDIMKLLPHRYPFLLVDRIEDLEPGKRAVGIKNVTINEPFFQGHYPGHPIMPGVLIIEAMAQVGGAVAAITAGDKDDQVPYFTGINKARFRRPVGPGDVLQLQLELLSSRRGLFVFSGKAYVDGNLVAEAELKAVFAPRSQD; this comes from the coding sequence ATGACCCTCGAGATTCTTGATATCATGAAACTGCTGCCGCATCGATACCCCTTTCTTCTGGTGGATCGCATCGAAGATCTGGAACCGGGTAAAAGGGCCGTCGGCATCAAGAATGTCACCATCAACGAACCGTTTTTCCAGGGTCATTATCCGGGTCATCCCATCATGCCCGGGGTTCTGATCATCGAGGCCATGGCCCAGGTGGGTGGCGCGGTTGCCGCTATCACAGCCGGAGATAAAGACGATCAGGTGCCGTATTTCACCGGTATCAATAAGGCGCGTTTTCGTCGGCCGGTAGGCCCCGGCGACGTTTTGCAGTTGCAGCTGGAACTTCTCAGCAGTCGGCGCGGTCTGTTTGTTTTCAGCGGAAAAGCTTATGTCGATGGCAACCTGGTTGCCGAAGCGGAGTTGAAAGCGGTCTTTGCACCTCGTTCTCAGGATTGA